A genomic window from Triticum urartu cultivar G1812 chromosome 7, Tu2.1, whole genome shotgun sequence includes:
- the LOC125524701 gene encoding uncharacterized protein LOC125524701 translates to MWPEMKAWASMADDPLKRASSSATSPSSPMRRFSPTTMAVGGLLAVGTVGYFMFMGKDDRQRERDRHNERLAHRT, encoded by the coding sequence ATGTGGCCGGAGATGAAGGCGTGGGCCTCCATGGCCGACGACCCGCTGAAGCGCGCCTCGTCGTCGGCGACGAGCCCGTCCAGCCCCATGCGCCGCTTCAGCCCCACCACGATGGCCGTCGGCGGCCTCCTCGCCGTCGGCACCGTCGGCTACTTCATGTTCATGGGCAAGGACGACAGGCAGCGCGAGCGCGACAGGCACAACGAGCGCCTGGCTCACCGCACCTGA